One genomic region from Heterodontus francisci isolate sHetFra1 chromosome 14, sHetFra1.hap1, whole genome shotgun sequence encodes:
- the c14h11orf16 gene encoding uncharacterized protein C11orf16 homolog isoform X1 has protein sequence MPVVYPVLQFRGFPTLFGDIRDTNVTFVLDTSESMQAHFSTVKYHLVETLLAKAYSTNYTRFNIVEFSNKVTKWCDRIVTCSPQTVYSAIQWIQSLSCTLGRNLLGALTAAFDDPVCQAIYLVTNGLPDNALKDIFHVIPYISRGRPIHTFYLSGKWIDSESREFLQGIGGLTQGSAHLIRLNTSGEVKQVIPVYPADLSTSGPLYSDLKYCTVKRALNNNPYIGSRVDGSDPETFLMYPVSADSPQVTAGIWKYADPREGPLGSSQLISGASVLARRESDGFYYRGTIRQEVEVRKGLFLIEFDKSTKDPSEKWKASVQKTALHDIIQYNEAMRHSVVPGDKVLAPWESDETRYGPGTVVFGIETRNPLQVMEDDELSINFWNGKTVKVSRNVAMWIQSALYERVRQELLTPLSSRQQLKNEELSTCCDVCPLRPQTVPVHLCHFEPTYIQSCYSGFPSLDPYNDYWQGFYCGFNGLPAHSVCYCFPEVISPVAWWPMTPRSTNATAFDKEELDKKVTSQLQELDFPKKKIPEENLLSSSSSSSSSEDSDSSPEPTVSKPTLEDRMVNTDVKLLEKRRTSVKDRPDWKYWSQSHQEPHQKKPGTLSSSPLKSFSDSSQLISSMQLQNLGPTNRCAVFENIDRIHHQNRITMKEVLTHQKHDIPSSTRIQAPPIQERLGENQLLHDCQHQEAVQRSRKKKLQLRQWEKDREQQSEDKYQRVQAQRREKVIQHLQNHCEQVADCERKLEETNRAKQHLHQKTQTRIQSIASEDKEREAQRLAYLQQVTARKDSIEAEKVKADEIKEIQKQEARRKQVELRNKMIAEKLHKAEKLTEERERGRRKHQIKRVSSF, from the exons ATGCCTGTGGTTTACCCCGTTCTACAGTTCCGCGGATTTCCCACATTATTCGGAGACATAAGGGACACGAATGTTACCTTTGTTCTTGACACCTCGGAAAGCATGCAAGCTCACTTCAGTACAGTGAAGTATCACCTTGTGGAAACACTTTTGGCTAAGGCTTACAGTACAAACTACACTCGCTTTAACATTGTGGAATTTTCCAATAAG GTAACCAAATGGTGTGACCGTATAGTTACATGCTCGCCCCAGACTGTCTACAGTGCAATACAGTGGATTCAATCGCTCAGCTGTACATTGGGCAGGAATCTGCTTGGTGCATTAACAGCAGCATTCGATGACCCAGTATGTCAGGCTATCTACCTGGTAACGAACGGCCTACCCGACAATGCATTAAAGGATATTTTTCACGTGATCCCATATATATCCCGCGGTCGTCCAATACACACATTCTACTTGTCAGGTAAATGGATAGACAGTGAAAGTCGAGAGTTTCTGCAGGGAATTGGTGGACTTACCCAAGGCAGTGCTCATCTCATTAGACTGAACACCTCTGGAGAGGTCAAACAG GTGATTCCTGTTTATCCTGCAGACCTCTCAACCTCTGGGCCCTTGTATTCTGATCTGAAATACTGCACTGTAAAAAGAGCGCTGAATAACAACCCTTACATTGGCTCAAGGGTAGATGGTTCTGATCCAGAAACTTTTCTCATGTATCCAGTCAGTGCGGACAGTCCCCAGGTTACTGCTGG TATCTGGAAATATGCTGACCCACGGGAGGGACCTCTTGGATCAAGTCAATTGATTTCTGGAGCCTCTGTCCTAGCAAGGCGGGAGTCTGATGGATTCTACTACCGTGGCACAATCAGGCAAGAGGTGGAG GTAAGGAAAGGATTATTCCTGATtgagtttgacaaatctactaaggATCCAAGTGAGAAGTGGAAAGCCTCTGTACAGAAGACTGCATTGCATGATATAATTCAGTACAATGAGGCCATGAGGCATTCTGTGGTCCCAGGTGATAAAGTATTAGCACCTTGGGAATCAGATGAAACCAGATATGGTCCTGGAACAGTGGTATTTGGCATCGAAACCAGAAATCCGCTGCAAG TGATGGAAGATGATGAGCTCTCTATAAACTTCTGGAACGGAAAAACAGTCAAAGTTTCCAGAAATGTGGCTATGTGGATTCAATCTGCTTTATATGAAAGAGTGCGACAGGAACTGCTTACTCCTCTATCATCCAGACAACAATTAAAGAATGAAGAATTGAGTACCTGCTGTGATGTTTGTCCGCTAAGGCCCCAGACGGTGCCTGTTCATTTATGCCACTTTGAACCAACATACATCCAGTCTTGCTATTCAGGTTTCCCTAGCCTGGACCCATATAATGATTACTGGCAAGGGTTCTATTGTGGCTTCAACGGTTTGCCAGCTCATTCTGTGTGTTACTGTTTTCCAGAAGTGATTTCTCCTGTAGCATGGTGGCCAATGACTCCAAGATCTACTAACGCAACAGCATTTGACAAAGAGGAGTTGGACAAGAAAGTTACTTCACAGCTTCAGGAATTAGATTTTCCAAAAAAGAAAATTCCTGAAGAAAACTTgctttcttcatcttcttcctcttcatcatctgaaGATTCTGATAGCAGCCCAGAGCCAACTGTCAGCAAGCCTACTTTGGAGGACAGGATGGTGAATACAGATGTTAAGCTGTTGGAGAAGCGGAGAACCAGTGTAAAAGATAGGCCTGATTGGAAGTATTGGAGTCAAAGCCACCAAGAACCACATCAAAAGAAACCAG GAACATTATCTTCAAGTCCATTGAAGAGTTTTTCTGACTCCAGTCAGCTGATCTCTTCCATGCAGCTGCAGAACCTTGGACCAACCAATCGCTGTGCAGTGTTTGAAAACATCGATCGTATACATCATCAGAACAGAATCACAATGAAAGAGGTTCTAACACATCAGAAACATGACATCCCATCATCTACGAGG ATCCAGGCTCCACCAATTCAGGAGCGTCTAGGAGAGAATCAGTTATTACATGACTGCCAACATCAGGAAGCTGTACAAAGATCGAGAAAGAAAAAACTGCAACTGCGTCAGTGGGAGAAAGACAGAGAACAGCAAAGTGAAGACAAGTATCAACGTGTCCAGGCACAGCGCAG GGAGAAAGTGATTCAGCATCTGCAGAATCACTGCGAACAGGTTGCAGACTGTGAACGCAAACTGGAGGAAACGAACAGAGCCAAGCAGCATTTGCATCAGAAGACTCAAACCAGGATCCAGTCTATAGCATCTGAGGACAAGGAGAGAGAAGCCCAAAGATTGGCATATCTCCAGCAGGTGACAGCGAGGAAGGATTCGATAGAGGCAGAGAAAGTGAAAGCAGATGAGATAAAAGAAATCCAGAAGCAG
- the c14h11orf16 gene encoding uncharacterized protein C11orf16 homolog isoform X2, whose amino-acid sequence MPVVYPVLQFRGFPTLFGDIRDTNVTFVLDTSESMQAHFSTVKYHLVETLLAKAYSTNYTRFNIVEFSNKVTKWCDRIVTCSPQTVYSAIQWIQSLSCTLGRNLLGALTAAFDDPVIPVYPADLSTSGPLYSDLKYCTVKRALNNNPYIGSRVDGSDPETFLMYPVSADSPQVTAGIWKYADPREGPLGSSQLISGASVLARRESDGFYYRGTIRQEVEVRKGLFLIEFDKSTKDPSEKWKASVQKTALHDIIQYNEAMRHSVVPGDKVLAPWESDETRYGPGTVVFGIETRNPLQVMEDDELSINFWNGKTVKVSRNVAMWIQSALYERVRQELLTPLSSRQQLKNEELSTCCDVCPLRPQTVPVHLCHFEPTYIQSCYSGFPSLDPYNDYWQGFYCGFNGLPAHSVCYCFPEVISPVAWWPMTPRSTNATAFDKEELDKKVTSQLQELDFPKKKIPEENLLSSSSSSSSSEDSDSSPEPTVSKPTLEDRMVNTDVKLLEKRRTSVKDRPDWKYWSQSHQEPHQKKPGTLSSSPLKSFSDSSQLISSMQLQNLGPTNRCAVFENIDRIHHQNRITMKEVLTHQKHDIPSSTRIQAPPIQERLGENQLLHDCQHQEAVQRSRKKKLQLRQWEKDREQQSEDKYQRVQAQRREKVIQHLQNHCEQVADCERKLEETNRAKQHLHQKTQTRIQSIASEDKEREAQRLAYLQQVTARKDSIEAEKVKADEIKEIQKQEARRKQVELRNKMIAEKLHKAEKLTEERERGRRKHQIKRVSSF is encoded by the exons ATGCCTGTGGTTTACCCCGTTCTACAGTTCCGCGGATTTCCCACATTATTCGGAGACATAAGGGACACGAATGTTACCTTTGTTCTTGACACCTCGGAAAGCATGCAAGCTCACTTCAGTACAGTGAAGTATCACCTTGTGGAAACACTTTTGGCTAAGGCTTACAGTACAAACTACACTCGCTTTAACATTGTGGAATTTTCCAATAAG GTAACCAAATGGTGTGACCGTATAGTTACATGCTCGCCCCAGACTGTCTACAGTGCAATACAGTGGATTCAATCGCTCAGCTGTACATTGGGCAGGAATCTGCTTGGTGCATTAACAGCAGCATTCGATGACCCA GTGATTCCTGTTTATCCTGCAGACCTCTCAACCTCTGGGCCCTTGTATTCTGATCTGAAATACTGCACTGTAAAAAGAGCGCTGAATAACAACCCTTACATTGGCTCAAGGGTAGATGGTTCTGATCCAGAAACTTTTCTCATGTATCCAGTCAGTGCGGACAGTCCCCAGGTTACTGCTGG TATCTGGAAATATGCTGACCCACGGGAGGGACCTCTTGGATCAAGTCAATTGATTTCTGGAGCCTCTGTCCTAGCAAGGCGGGAGTCTGATGGATTCTACTACCGTGGCACAATCAGGCAAGAGGTGGAG GTAAGGAAAGGATTATTCCTGATtgagtttgacaaatctactaaggATCCAAGTGAGAAGTGGAAAGCCTCTGTACAGAAGACTGCATTGCATGATATAATTCAGTACAATGAGGCCATGAGGCATTCTGTGGTCCCAGGTGATAAAGTATTAGCACCTTGGGAATCAGATGAAACCAGATATGGTCCTGGAACAGTGGTATTTGGCATCGAAACCAGAAATCCGCTGCAAG TGATGGAAGATGATGAGCTCTCTATAAACTTCTGGAACGGAAAAACAGTCAAAGTTTCCAGAAATGTGGCTATGTGGATTCAATCTGCTTTATATGAAAGAGTGCGACAGGAACTGCTTACTCCTCTATCATCCAGACAACAATTAAAGAATGAAGAATTGAGTACCTGCTGTGATGTTTGTCCGCTAAGGCCCCAGACGGTGCCTGTTCATTTATGCCACTTTGAACCAACATACATCCAGTCTTGCTATTCAGGTTTCCCTAGCCTGGACCCATATAATGATTACTGGCAAGGGTTCTATTGTGGCTTCAACGGTTTGCCAGCTCATTCTGTGTGTTACTGTTTTCCAGAAGTGATTTCTCCTGTAGCATGGTGGCCAATGACTCCAAGATCTACTAACGCAACAGCATTTGACAAAGAGGAGTTGGACAAGAAAGTTACTTCACAGCTTCAGGAATTAGATTTTCCAAAAAAGAAAATTCCTGAAGAAAACTTgctttcttcatcttcttcctcttcatcatctgaaGATTCTGATAGCAGCCCAGAGCCAACTGTCAGCAAGCCTACTTTGGAGGACAGGATGGTGAATACAGATGTTAAGCTGTTGGAGAAGCGGAGAACCAGTGTAAAAGATAGGCCTGATTGGAAGTATTGGAGTCAAAGCCACCAAGAACCACATCAAAAGAAACCAG GAACATTATCTTCAAGTCCATTGAAGAGTTTTTCTGACTCCAGTCAGCTGATCTCTTCCATGCAGCTGCAGAACCTTGGACCAACCAATCGCTGTGCAGTGTTTGAAAACATCGATCGTATACATCATCAGAACAGAATCACAATGAAAGAGGTTCTAACACATCAGAAACATGACATCCCATCATCTACGAGG ATCCAGGCTCCACCAATTCAGGAGCGTCTAGGAGAGAATCAGTTATTACATGACTGCCAACATCAGGAAGCTGTACAAAGATCGAGAAAGAAAAAACTGCAACTGCGTCAGTGGGAGAAAGACAGAGAACAGCAAAGTGAAGACAAGTATCAACGTGTCCAGGCACAGCGCAG GGAGAAAGTGATTCAGCATCTGCAGAATCACTGCGAACAGGTTGCAGACTGTGAACGCAAACTGGAGGAAACGAACAGAGCCAAGCAGCATTTGCATCAGAAGACTCAAACCAGGATCCAGTCTATAGCATCTGAGGACAAGGAGAGAGAAGCCCAAAGATTGGCATATCTCCAGCAGGTGACAGCGAGGAAGGATTCGATAGAGGCAGAGAAAGTGAAAGCAGATGAGATAAAAGAAATCCAGAAGCAG
- the c14h11orf16 gene encoding uncharacterized protein C11orf16 homolog isoform X3 has translation MPVVYPVLQFRGFPTLFGDIRDTNVTFVLDTSESMQAHFSTVKYHLVETLLAKAYSTNYTRFNIVEFSNKVTKWCDRIVTCSPQTVYSAIQWIQSLSCTLGRNLLGALTAAFDDPVCQAIYLVTNGLPDNALKDIFHVIPYISRGRPIHTFYLSGKWIDSESREFLQGIGGLTQGSAHLIRLNTSGEVKQVIPVYPADLSTSGPLYSDLKYCTVKRALNNNPYIGSRVDGSDPETFLMYPVSADSPQVTAGIWKYADPREGPLGSSQLISGASVLARRESDGFYYRGTIRQEVEVRKGLFLIEFDKSTKDPSEKWKASVQKTALHDIIQYNEAMRHSVVPGDKVLAPWESDETRYGPGTVVFGIETRNPLQVMEDDELSINFWNGKTVKVSRNVAMWIQSALYERVRQELLTPLSSRQQLKNEELSTCCDVCPLRPQTVPVHLCHFEPTYIQSCYSGFPSLDPYNDYWQGFYCGFNGLPAHSVCYCFPEVISPVAWWPMTPRSTNATAFDKEELDKKVTSQLQELDFPKKKIPEENLLSSSSSSSSSEDSDSSPEPTVSKPTLEDRMVNTDVKLLEKRRTSVKDRPDWKYWSQSHQEPHQKKPGTLSSSPLKSFSDSSQLISSMQLQNLGPTNRCAVFENIDRIHHQNRITMKEVLTHQKHDIPSSTRIQAPPIQERLGENQLLHDCQHQEAVQRSRKKKLQLRQWEKDREQQSEDKYQRVQAQRSIFSSGRK, from the exons ATGCCTGTGGTTTACCCCGTTCTACAGTTCCGCGGATTTCCCACATTATTCGGAGACATAAGGGACACGAATGTTACCTTTGTTCTTGACACCTCGGAAAGCATGCAAGCTCACTTCAGTACAGTGAAGTATCACCTTGTGGAAACACTTTTGGCTAAGGCTTACAGTACAAACTACACTCGCTTTAACATTGTGGAATTTTCCAATAAG GTAACCAAATGGTGTGACCGTATAGTTACATGCTCGCCCCAGACTGTCTACAGTGCAATACAGTGGATTCAATCGCTCAGCTGTACATTGGGCAGGAATCTGCTTGGTGCATTAACAGCAGCATTCGATGACCCAGTATGTCAGGCTATCTACCTGGTAACGAACGGCCTACCCGACAATGCATTAAAGGATATTTTTCACGTGATCCCATATATATCCCGCGGTCGTCCAATACACACATTCTACTTGTCAGGTAAATGGATAGACAGTGAAAGTCGAGAGTTTCTGCAGGGAATTGGTGGACTTACCCAAGGCAGTGCTCATCTCATTAGACTGAACACCTCTGGAGAGGTCAAACAG GTGATTCCTGTTTATCCTGCAGACCTCTCAACCTCTGGGCCCTTGTATTCTGATCTGAAATACTGCACTGTAAAAAGAGCGCTGAATAACAACCCTTACATTGGCTCAAGGGTAGATGGTTCTGATCCAGAAACTTTTCTCATGTATCCAGTCAGTGCGGACAGTCCCCAGGTTACTGCTGG TATCTGGAAATATGCTGACCCACGGGAGGGACCTCTTGGATCAAGTCAATTGATTTCTGGAGCCTCTGTCCTAGCAAGGCGGGAGTCTGATGGATTCTACTACCGTGGCACAATCAGGCAAGAGGTGGAG GTAAGGAAAGGATTATTCCTGATtgagtttgacaaatctactaaggATCCAAGTGAGAAGTGGAAAGCCTCTGTACAGAAGACTGCATTGCATGATATAATTCAGTACAATGAGGCCATGAGGCATTCTGTGGTCCCAGGTGATAAAGTATTAGCACCTTGGGAATCAGATGAAACCAGATATGGTCCTGGAACAGTGGTATTTGGCATCGAAACCAGAAATCCGCTGCAAG TGATGGAAGATGATGAGCTCTCTATAAACTTCTGGAACGGAAAAACAGTCAAAGTTTCCAGAAATGTGGCTATGTGGATTCAATCTGCTTTATATGAAAGAGTGCGACAGGAACTGCTTACTCCTCTATCATCCAGACAACAATTAAAGAATGAAGAATTGAGTACCTGCTGTGATGTTTGTCCGCTAAGGCCCCAGACGGTGCCTGTTCATTTATGCCACTTTGAACCAACATACATCCAGTCTTGCTATTCAGGTTTCCCTAGCCTGGACCCATATAATGATTACTGGCAAGGGTTCTATTGTGGCTTCAACGGTTTGCCAGCTCATTCTGTGTGTTACTGTTTTCCAGAAGTGATTTCTCCTGTAGCATGGTGGCCAATGACTCCAAGATCTACTAACGCAACAGCATTTGACAAAGAGGAGTTGGACAAGAAAGTTACTTCACAGCTTCAGGAATTAGATTTTCCAAAAAAGAAAATTCCTGAAGAAAACTTgctttcttcatcttcttcctcttcatcatctgaaGATTCTGATAGCAGCCCAGAGCCAACTGTCAGCAAGCCTACTTTGGAGGACAGGATGGTGAATACAGATGTTAAGCTGTTGGAGAAGCGGAGAACCAGTGTAAAAGATAGGCCTGATTGGAAGTATTGGAGTCAAAGCCACCAAGAACCACATCAAAAGAAACCAG GAACATTATCTTCAAGTCCATTGAAGAGTTTTTCTGACTCCAGTCAGCTGATCTCTTCCATGCAGCTGCAGAACCTTGGACCAACCAATCGCTGTGCAGTGTTTGAAAACATCGATCGTATACATCATCAGAACAGAATCACAATGAAAGAGGTTCTAACACATCAGAAACATGACATCCCATCATCTACGAGG ATCCAGGCTCCACCAATTCAGGAGCGTCTAGGAGAGAATCAGTTATTACATGACTGCCAACATCAGGAAGCTGTACAAAGATCGAGAAAGAAAAAACTGCAACTGCGTCAGTGGGAGAAAGACAGAGAACAGCAAAGTGAAGACAAGTATCAACGTGTCCAGGCACAGCGCAG CATTTTCTCTTCAGGGAGAAAGTGA